ATCGGCAGGCGTCACAGGCGAAGCCAGCTGCCCGCTCAGATAAAGCGTGTCTCCCGCCCATACACCATTCGCGATAGGCGACTTCTCATTCGGCTGCAGATGCTTCACTACAACCTGTCCCTGCACTCCACACGCAACAGCCATCAACGCTGCTGCCATCACACCAAGCTTGATCTTCATCAATCACTCCCTATGCTTTCCAGAAAAAATTAGCTAAGAACCGCGCTAGCAGCCCCGGCAAGTCTCGCAGACTTCACCTTATCGGAGATCATCCCCACCGCACGACGCGCGCTCAACGCTGCACCCTCCTGCCATCCGACAATGTGACTCGCCGTATCGCCGGCAAAGTAGATCGGCCCATCCGCCTGGATGATGACGTCATATCCGCTCTTCCCGCCGCCATACTTGCTAATCCACGAGCCCTCATTCCACGGCACCCGGCTCCACCCGCAGAACACAGGGTTCTTCAACTCACTCCCGTGTCCCGGATGAATCTTCTCAATCGACGCCCGCGACGCCTTGAACTTCTCCTCCAGCGTCAGGTTGTAAAACGGTGTATCCAGCTCATCCGAATAACCCGACACCACCACACCCGTCGGGTGCATCAGCCGCGACGACGGATACCAGATCGGGCTTGGCCCCTGCATCAGATACGAAAGCCCACCATAGATGTTGTAGTCCTGCTCCCAGAACCTTCTGCTCTCCCACGCAATTTTGTACGCCCCGCCCATCGTGCTCTCGTCCACTACCTTCTTGAACGTCGGCGACAGATCATTAGGGATCTTCTTCAGCATCGAAAACGGCAACGCCGTAATGCAGTAAGCAGCCTCCACCTGCTTCGTCGCGCCGCCCTGCGTATACATCACGCGAACACCGTTCGACGTCTTCCGAATCTCCGTCACAGGTGAGTTGTACTGCACCACCGGTCCCAGCGCCTTCGCAAACGCATACGGTATCCGGTCCATCCCGCCCACCGGCTGCATCATCGTTGCCTGCCAGTCCCAATCTTCTTCGATGAACAGGTCATACCAGAAGTCCTCATCCAGCAGCACCCGCATATCCAGCGGCATCTCCGGCACCCCCACCTGTGCCCCGGCGCCCGGCGCCGTCTTATATCCAGCCCGCTCCGACCCAACATACGCACCCTTATCGTCCAGCGGTCCATACACTTTCAGAAACGCCGTCATCCGCTCGCGATCTTCTTTGCTCAACTCCGAGTCCAGCGCGCCATGGGCAACACACTTCGACAGCAGCTCCGAAACATGCCCCCGCGTATCGTTGATCGCCTTCCTCTGCGGTACTGGCTTCCCATCATTCGCCCGGTCGTTCTGAAGCAGTGTGGAGCGCGACGTATTGATCTCCACCTCCATCGGAACGCCGAGCTCGCGACAATATCCCAACATCGTCCAGTGGGTGCTCGGCAGCCGCGCCGGTCCAAGGTTCTGATAGTTTCCCTCTTCCCACTTGATCGCCTGTTTGCTTCCATCGCAGAAGCAAACCTCCTGCCCGGCGCGTCCGGTCCAGTTGCGCCCACCCGGTCGTTCGCGTGCCTCCAGCAGAGTCACTTCATATCCCAGCTTCTGCAGCTCATAAGCTGAAACCAGGCCGCCTATCCCACCACCCAGCACCACCACCTTTACGCCCTTGCCCGACCCAGCTGCCGCCTGAATCGGCTCCGCCTGCGCACCCTTCATCGGCATCAGCCCGAGAGACTGCATCGTTGCAAACGCGGCACTATAGCCACCCACCTGCCCTACTCGCATCAGAAAATCGCGCCGGGAGATCCCCATCATGCCACCTCTTTCTTCCAATGAATTCAAATCCTGATGCAGCTGCAAGAGAACGAACATCGTGGTGGAACGAAAAGAAATGGAAGCTCCGCCAAAGACATCGCGAGAGCCGCATCGCCTGAAGCACAGAACTAAGAAAATCAATTTTTTCGAAAAGTTATGTTTACTCTATCGCAAAACTTCCTTGCTGGTCAGCAAATTTCGACAACCGATTTAACATCGGCATGGCTAAAACCCAACAAAGATGACGATCGTCATAAAATAAGACTCGAACTTCAATCAACCCCCAAGGTCGATCTTCGATGAGAGTAAGCCGTACAAAAGCAGCAGAGAACCGCGAACGAATCCTCGATGTTGCAACCAGGCTCTTTCGAGAGCGCGGCATCGACGGCATCGGTGTCGCCGACCTCATGAAGAGCGCCGGCCTCACCCACGGCGGATTCTATGGCCACTTTAAATCGAAAGATGATCTCGTCGCCCAGGCCTGCGGACGCGCCGTCCAAAAGATGCGCGACAACTGGATCAAGGTACTCGACCAGACCACTGGCGATCCCGTCCACGCGCTCGCCGATACCTACCTCGCCGCCAAACATCGCGACAACGCGGGCCGGGGCTGCACCATAGCCGCTCTCGGCTCAGAGATCGCCCGGCAAAGCACCGCCGTGCGCCACATCGTAACCGAAGAGCTCAAGCCCTTCATCGATTACCTGTCTGCAATCGTTCAGGGCAGCTCCGCCAGCCTCCGCCGCGAGCGAGCCATCACACTCTACGCAAGCCTCGTCGGTGCCATCGTCATCGCTCGCGCCGTCGATGACGCCGCATTCTCGAATGAGACTCTTCACGCCGTAGCTAACGGCATCCGAAGTAAGAGCACGCCACGACCGCCAAAAGGGGGAAAGAAGCGAATCGCCACCCGAACTCCACGTGCGGCAAAACCATAGTCTTGCTCACCCGCAGGCACCGCTCCAATGGCATTAGAATCCTGTCAAGTCGCCAAACCATGTATCTCTCAGTAAATAAGGAAGATACGCGTGGCGTATCAGTTACGCGCCAACAGCTATACTGAAATAGAAGAGATACCAAGCCCCGGCAGCTCAGCCGGGTTTTTCGTTTAAGCCGATAACTCCTTTGATTAGACAAATTTACCTGTAACTACTTTAGAATGACGATTTTGGAAAAGATCAAAATGCGTAAGCGACTGAAAATAAGGAATTTAGCAAGAAATACCCCCAGGGGGGTAACCCCTCAACCCTGACAAATCAACGCAAAGCAACATATAAGATAGGACCCATCAGAGCGAGGTCACCATGGCTTCTTCCACCTTCCCAACTCCATACGCTGGAAAGCAGGCCGGCACGCTGGTAGCCTCAAACACCTCGAGCGTTCCCTGGTACATCTGGTGGGGCGCCCTCGCCGTCACCTCCTCCTCCATCGGCGGAGCCTGGGACGTCTCCTGGCATCGTTCCATAGGCCGCGACAGCTTCTGGACGCCGGCGCACATGGCCATCTATGCCTGCGGTGTTTTGGCCGCAATCATCTGCGGCTACCTCATGCTGGTCAACACCTTCGGACGCTCCTCCAGCATGCGCGTCGCATCAGTCAATGTCCTCGGCTTCCGCGCCCCACTCGGAGCCTTCATCGCAGCCTGGGGTGGCATCGCGATGATCACCTCAGCCCCCTTCGACAACTGGTGGCACGCCGCTTACGGTCTCGACGTCAAGATCGTGAGTCCACCCCACACGCTATTAATTCTCGGCATTCGCGGCGTCGGAGTCGGCATCCTCTTTCTCATCCTCGCCGCAATGAATCGCTGCGCGGCCGAAGGACAGCAGGCCAGCGAAAGCACCTTCAAGACGCTGCAACGTCTGCTCCTCTACGTTGGTGGTCTCTTCGTAGCTGGCCAGATGTTTTTTCTGATCGAGTACACCTGGGACGTCCAACTACACTCGGCCTCTGCCTACATCGCAATGGCAATCGGCCTTCCGGTCGTCTTCGCCATGCTCTCCCAGGCGTCCCGCTACAAGTGGGCCGCCACCTCCGCCGCGATGGTCTACATGATCTTCGCGATCGCAGAGATTCTCATCCTTCCTCTCTTCCCCGCGCAGCCAAAGCTTGGCCCCGTCTTCTATCCCGTCACCCACATGGTTCCGGCGAAGTTCCCCGTCCTCATCTTCGCTCCAGCGCTTGCACTCGATCTGCTCTGGCAACGAACCCGCAGTTGGAAGCCTTGGACGGTTGCTCTCGTCTCTGGCTTTTTGTTCATCGCCGTGCTGGTCATCGTGGAGTGGCCGTTCGCCACCTTCCTGCTCTCCAAAGCATCCGAGAATCGCTTCTTCGGCACGATCTACTTCGACTACAACTCCCGCCCCAACGGCCTCGATCGCCTGCGTCTCTTCTACCAGCCCGATCACGGCTCCGTTCTGTTTGGTGGACTGCTGCGCGCGGTAATCTACGGTTCCATCGGAACCTGGATCGGCCTCAGCTTCGGACGCTGGATGCGGAGCGTGCAACGGTGAAGCGTTTGTCCATCCCGATTCGCGCAATTCTGCTCCTCTTGCTCTGTGCCTTCGCCGCTCCCCTCCGCGCCCACGCTCACGTAGGCAGCAAGGATGTCTATGAACAGGTCGATGCAGGCCCTTACAAACTCTTCGTCACCATCCGCACGCCAATCGTGATTCCCGGAGTAGCTTCCGTCGAAGCACGTTCGAGCGGCGCGACAGTCAAAAGCATCCGCATAACTCCTCTTCCAATCACAGGCGAAGCGTCGAAGCATCCTCCCACCTCCGACCCGATGACAACCTCCACCGCCGACCCGGCATTCTTTACCGGCAGCATCTGGATGATGGCCTCCGGCTCCTGGCAGGTTCGCTTCGAGGTCTCAGGCGACGCCGGAGATCAAGTCGTCTCAGTTCCAGTACCTGCCGTCGCCCTCTCGACCCTGAAGATGCAGCACGGCCTCGGAATTACTCTAGGAATTCTTGGTCTCTTCCTGGTTGTTAGCATGGCCGGTATTGTCGCCGCGGCTGTCCGTGACGCTCGCCTCGAGCCCGGCGCCATTCCATCTCCGAATCGCAGACGCCGAGCCATTCTTGCAACTGCAGGCAGCCTCGTGGTCATGGCTCTCTTGATATGGGGCGGAGCAGCCTGGTGGAACGTCGAAGCGGCCAGTTACGCGCTGGATGTATATCACCCCATGTCGGTGACACCGGCACTCTCAGGCAATACCCTCGATCTCAACGTGCAGTCTTACGACGGTGGCAAGGAGCGAAGCTCCCGATCCAACAAAGACTTCCTCCCTGACCACGGACACCTGATGCATCTCTACGCCATTCGAGAGCCTGAGATGGACGCCGTCTTCCACTTGCATCCCGCACTAGCCTCCGCAGGAGACTTTCGCATCTCGCTGCCTGCGATGCCCGTCGGCACCTACAAGCTCTACGGCGACATCGTTCACGCCAACGGCTTCCCCGAGACACTCGTCTCCACCATCACCGTTCCAGCCGATATGCCGGGCGGTCCGCTCGGCCCCGACGACGCCAACGGATCTCCGCAGCCGCTCAGCCAGGGCCAACTCGGCAACTCGTACAAACTACCCGATGGATACGTAATGGTCTGGGATCGTCCCTCAACCATCAACGCAAACACCGCATACGCCTTCCGCTTTCACCTGCTCGACGCGAATGGCAAACCCGCTACCGACGTGCAGCCTTACATGGGCATGGCAGGTCACGCAGCCTTCGTCAAAACCGACGGCGCCGTCTTTGCCCACACTCATCCCGAGGGCTCCGCTGCAATGGCCGCGCTCATGCTCGCCAACGGAAGCAACGACAGCGATGCGAGCGACCGCCACGCCGCCATGAACATGCCCATGGAGACACACAGCGAGCCGCTCTCCAGCACCGTCGAATTTCCTTACGGATTTCCCTCGTCTGGCCGCTATCGAATCTTCATTCAGATGAAACACAAAGCAACCATCGAAACCGGGGCCTTCGATGTCGTAGTCCCATAGGGAAAACTCTTCCGCAGGCCCCTGTCGCAATTTAGAAGTTCAGTCGCAATTGGAACTCAGTAGTCCGCGGTCCACCGATATCCGATGTACCCGAACCGCGCTGCACACGATTCTGATCGTGGTCGGCGAAGCTGTTGGGGCCATTGAGCAACCCACTCAAAGCGGCGTTCCCGCCCAATGCGGTTGTGGTGTTTGCGAGTGTGCCGTTGATGTAATCTTTGAAGTTCGAGAAGTTGCCAACGTTGTAGAACGCTATTCCCGGCACCAGAGACATTCCTTCCCGCACACGACTCAGTCGAATCGGATACGAGATGCTCAGATCGAGGGCCCGGTAAAAGGCGTTTTCTGGACCAACTGTTTCTGGAACGGGTGAGATCGGCTGCTGCGTTGCCTGGAGAGCCAACAGTTGCCCCGGAGTGAAGAGCCCGGCTGTCAGGAGCGCTTGGCCCGCCGGCGTAAATTGACCGGCCTGCGTTGCGTTGTACTGTGAGATGAGTTTATTAAGGTTGTTCCCCTTGTACTCATGCATGAACGCGCCAGGTTGGGTTCCAGGAACGATATCGCCGATGGTCCCATCGCCCGTAACGTCGGACTGGAAGATACCCCCTACCGCGCTGCCGCTCGTTCCACCATTGTCAAGATAGAGGTTGGTGGCCGCAGCAGAGAAGAAGTGCCCGATGATGCCGATCTGTGGACCATACTTCAGTGTCGCTGATCCTCCAAACGAGATCTCATGGGTATGATCCAGCCCACTCCGGCCGATATAGGCCGTGGGATTGTCATAGTCATAAGATGGCGATGAAAAGAACTGATCACCAACACCTGTGTTGCCATTGTTGGTCGCGGGGTTTGCTGTAGAGACGGCACGCGAGAAGGAATACGAAATCTGCAGATTGGTACTCATAATTCCAGGAGCAGGATGTGCCTTCTGCTCACGGAAGACCGCCTGCAGCGCGTCATAGCCTGATCTTCCGGCTGGAACCAAAAAGAGTCCCTCTCCCAAATTTGGATTGAAGCCCGGGAAAGCCGCTCCTGTCGCCACGGTCAGCCCGTTGTACGACGCGGGATTGCTATTCAGGAAGGTGTTTCCTGAGTCCAGACCGTTCACCGCGAAGTCAGCGATCTGCGCTCCAGCAGCAATCGCACAGACAATGGCCGCAGAACTGTATCCGCCAGCGCAGTGGAAGGAACTGGTAGCAGAAGCGATCGCGTTCTGGGCCGCAGCTATATTCAGCGTACGTGCGGCGCCCACGCGATTCACATCAATCTGTTGAGCGATCTTCAGAGTCGAATTGTGTACATAGTCGACTGAGAGAATGCCCCCCTTGAAGATCTCCCGCTGAATACCGCCGTTCCACTGTTCCGAGTACGGGGTTCGATACGGTGCCGCGTATGCGCCGACTATCGTGAGTGTATTCCCGACATACTGACCGTTGCTGGCGGGCCCAACCGATTTAGTCACCTGTTGAAACAGATTCTGAAGATTGATAAAGTGCTGGCCTGCCTGACTCAGAGGCTCCGTGCAAATATCGGCAATGGAGACTCCACCATCGCTAGTGACTACTGAACCGTCCGGCAGCGTGAGGGAGTTTGTGCCGCCGCATATGCTGTGGTTCGTATCGTTGAACAGGCCTTTCTTAATCAGAGCCTGACGCGAGTTGAGGGTGTTGTTGAAGACATCGCCCTCATAAAAGATGCCAAAGGCCGCGCGTACAACAGTCTTATGGTCTCCGGGGCTGAACGCGAACCCAAGCTGAGGACCGAAGTTTGCGTACGGTTGGTGAATCTTTTTCCCTAAACCAGCCTGAAACTGATCGAGGAGTGGCGCATTGCCAGAGCAAGGGGAAGGTGTGATCGTCACATCTGAGCAAAGCGGAGTCGGCAGATCTTGGTTGGCCCGATCAGTATCGACGCTCCACCGCACTCCTGCAGTCAAAGTGAAACTCGGAGTAATCTTCCAATTGTCTGAGACATAGGCACCCTCCCGCCAATCCTCGACGCCTCCGCCTGGCAGATCGAAACCTGGTTTCTCAGTGAAGAAACCCTGTCCGTTACCGAACAACACTGTAGACGCGTAGTACCCGTTCAAAGGATCCGAGGGGCATGGACCAGGAGTTCCAGTTCCGCAATTAGCAAGCTGAGTAGACGCTGTGAGGGTTGCCCGGGGAGCGAGTCCTAGAAAGCTCGCAAAGCCACCGCCCAGAATACGATTGATGCTATACCCGTAGCGAATCAAATGAGCGCTCTTAGTCCAACTTCCGTCGTAGCGGAACTGCTTATCCGACTGGTACGTTTCTTGTGGAGAATCGACGTTCGGCCCTGAGAAGAGACCCGCGGAGCTTAGACGAAAGTTCAAGCCCGGAAAGCCGTTATAAACACTGGTGTTTCCGGTCGTACCGTCTATCAAAAGATTATGGAACTTCTCGTAGCTTGCACGAAACGAGTGGGTAAAATGCCCGATTGTAAAGTCAGCTCCGCCCGCAATACCCGGAGTATTATCGCGGTTGTTGTATATCTCATAGCCGGCTCCGAAGTTCGAGCTCGAGCTGTTGACGTCGTAGTTGGCGCGAGCGAAGTAATGCACGCCCCACCGTCCGCTG
This Tunturibacter gelidoferens DNA region includes the following protein-coding sequences:
- a CDS encoding flavin monoamine oxidase family protein, producing MMGISRRDFLMRVGQVGGYSAAFATMQSLGLMPMKGAQAEPIQAAAGSGKGVKVVVLGGGIGGLVSAYELQKLGYEVTLLEARERPGGRNWTGRAGQEVCFCDGSKQAIKWEEGNYQNLGPARLPSTHWTMLGYCRELGVPMEVEINTSRSTLLQNDRANDGKPVPQRKAINDTRGHVSELLSKCVAHGALDSELSKEDRERMTAFLKVYGPLDDKGAYVGSERAGYKTAPGAGAQVGVPEMPLDMRVLLDEDFWYDLFIEEDWDWQATMMQPVGGMDRIPYAFAKALGPVVQYNSPVTEIRKTSNGVRVMYTQGGATKQVEAAYCITALPFSMLKKIPNDLSPTFKKVVDESTMGGAYKIAWESRRFWEQDYNIYGGLSYLMQGPSPIWYPSSRLMHPTGVVVSGYSDELDTPFYNLTLEEKFKASRASIEKIHPGHGSELKNPVFCGWSRVPWNEGSWISKYGGGKSGYDVIIQADGPIYFAGDTASHIVGWQEGAALSARRAVGMISDKVKSARLAGAASAVLS
- a CDS encoding TetR/AcrR family transcriptional regulator, which codes for MRVSRTKAAENRERILDVATRLFRERGIDGIGVADLMKSAGLTHGGFYGHFKSKDDLVAQACGRAVQKMRDNWIKVLDQTTGDPVHALADTYLAAKHRDNAGRGCTIAALGSEIARQSTAVRHIVTEELKPFIDYLSAIVQGSSASLRRERAITLYASLVGAIVIARAVDDAAFSNETLHAVANGIRSKSTPRPPKGGKKRIATRTPRAAKP
- a CDS encoding TonB-dependent receptor yields the protein MKTLCGLLILLLATTLNGAGQAISVNGGSIQGTITDSTGAIVPDATILILGNDTNSSKTLKSDSSGFYSLGPLTPGPYTVTVNAAGFEKLTVKTVVRTGTATNGNFKLAIGSSTETVEVNAGALQINTDQAGVSDVITKDQIDSLPVNGRNFLDLAQIEPGVILQSGESFDPTKAGYSAISTSGVSGRTTRILLDGQDITDENVGTTIFNVSQGAIGDFQLNRSTQDVSGEVTSTGQVLVSTNSGTNKFHGQAFYNFQDHSALFARTAGGIDTPFQRNQFGGSIGGPILKDKLFFFANAERIKQESPVSITLAPLFSAIQEAHPTIPSPYRETYSTIRLDYSGRWGVHYFARANYDVNSSSSNFGAGYEIYNNRDNTPGIAGGADFTIGHFTHSFRASYEKFHNLLIDGTTGNTSVYNGFPGLNFRLSSAGLFSGPNVDSPQETYQSDKQFRYDGSWTKSAHLIRYGYSINRILGGGFASFLGLAPRATLTASTQLANCGTGTPGPCPSDPLNGYYASTVLFGNGQGFFTEKPGFDLPGGGVEDWREGAYVSDNWKITPSFTLTAGVRWSVDTDRANQDLPTPLCSDVTITPSPCSGNAPLLDQFQAGLGKKIHQPYANFGPQLGFAFSPGDHKTVVRAAFGIFYEGDVFNNTLNSRQALIKKGLFNDTNHSICGGTNSLTLPDGSVVTSDGGVSIADICTEPLSQAGQHFINLQNLFQQVTKSVGPASNGQYVGNTLTIVGAYAAPYRTPYSEQWNGGIQREIFKGGILSVDYVHNSTLKIAQQIDVNRVGAARTLNIAAAQNAIASATSSFHCAGGYSSAAIVCAIAAGAQIADFAVNGLDSGNTFLNSNPASYNGLTVATGAAFPGFNPNLGEGLFLVPAGRSGYDALQAVFREQKAHPAPGIMSTNLQISYSFSRAVSTANPATNNGNTGVGDQFFSSPSYDYDNPTAYIGRSGLDHTHEISFGGSATLKYGPQIGIIGHFFSAAATNLYLDNGGTSGSAVGGIFQSDVTGDGTIGDIVPGTQPGAFMHEYKGNNLNKLISQYNATQAGQFTPAGQALLTAGLFTPGQLLALQATQQPISPVPETVGPENAFYRALDLSISYPIRLSRVREGMSLVPGIAFYNVGNFSNFKDYINGTLANTTTALGGNAALSGLLNGPNSFADHDQNRVQRGSGTSDIGGPRTTEFQLRLNF